Proteins co-encoded in one Arachis stenosperma cultivar V10309 chromosome 7, arast.V10309.gnm1.PFL2, whole genome shotgun sequence genomic window:
- the LOC130940519 gene encoding cytochrome P450 71D10-like gives MDLQNLISIFATFLFLFMLLKIAIKKFSSSKDITNLPPGPRKLPIIGNMHNLVGSMLHECLRNLASKYGPLMHLKLGEVSHIIVTSPEMAQEIMKTQDLNFCDRPNLLYQRIMAYNGTSIVFAPYGEYWRHVRKICTMELLTAKRVQSFRHIREAEFSELVKAISQSQGSIFNISQKILSMTYGITARIAFGKKYSYQEVFISSFEEALQIGGRNRIADLYPSIRVMLEMMSRDKTKLEELHRKSDKVLQDIIDDHRNKKGGKCEEKESSEDIVDILLKFQQKDSEYPLTDDHIKAVIQDMFIGGGETSSAVVEWAMAEMIKKPKVMETAQAEVRRVYGSKGYVDESKLHQLTYLKSIIKETLRLHPSVPLLVPRENKEPCQIKGYQIPANSRIIINAWAIGRDPTYWVDAMEFKPERFVDNYSIENRGTNFEFIPFGGGRRMCPGITFATPNMELPLAQLLYHFDWKLPNGIKNDELDMTELFGITVRRKNDLCLIPIIHHQP, from the exons ATGGATCTTCAGAACCTTATCTCTATCTTCGCCACCTTCCTCTTTCTCTTTATGTTATTGAAAATAGCCATTAAGAAATTTAGTTCCTCCAAGGATATTACCAATTTACCCCCAGGGCCAAGAAAACTACCCATAATAGGAAACATGCACAACCTTGTAGGATCAATGCTCCATGAATGCCTAAGAAACTTAGCATCCAAATATGGACCCTTAATGCATCTTAAACTAGGAGAAGTGTCCCACATAATAGTTACATCACCTGAAATGGCACAAGAGATTATGAAGACTCAAGATCTCAACTTTTGTGATAGGCCAAACCTTCTCTATCAAAGAATCATGGCTTATAATGGCACAAGCATTGTCTTTGCCCCCTATGGAGAGTATTGGAGGCATGTACGAAAGATATGCACCATGGAGTTATTAACAGCAAAGCGTGTTCAATCTTTTAGGCACATAAGAGAAGCAGAGTTTTCAGAGTTGGTCAAAGCAATATCTCAAAGTCAAGGCTCCATTTTTAATATCTCTCAGAAGATTTTATCAATGACCTATGGAATCACGGCTAGAATAGCATTTG GTAAAAAATATAGTTACCAGGAAGTTTTTATATCATCTTTTGAGGAAGCATTGCAAATAGGAGGAAGAAATCGTATTGCTGATCTGTATCCTTCAATTAGAGTAATGCTTGAAATGATGAGTAGAGACAAGACTAAGCTTGAAGAACTGCATAGAAAGTCTGATAAGGTATTGCAAGACATCATAGATGAtcatagaaataaaaaaggtgGCAAatgtgaagaaaaagaaagcagtGAAGATATAGTTGATATTCTTCTCAAGTTTCAACAAAAAGACTCTGAATATCCCTTAACTGATGATCACATTAAAGCAGTCATTCAG GACATGTTTATTGGCGGTGGAGAAACATCCTCAGCGGTTGTGGAATGGGCAATGGCTGAAATGATTAAGAAACCAAAAGTGATGGAAACTGCACAAGCTGAAGTTAGAAGAGTTTATGGTAGTAAAGGGTATGTGGATGAATCAAAATTGCACCAATTGACATACCTTAAGTCTATCATCAAAGAAACCTTAAGGTTACATCCATCTGTGCCATTGTTAGTTCCTAGAGAAAACAAAGAACCATGCCAAATCAAAGGGTATCAAATTCCAGCCAATTCTAGAATTATTATCAATGCTTGGGCAATTGGAAGAGATCCAACGTATTGGGTTGATGCCATGGAATTTAAGCCTGAGAGGTTTGTTGATAATTATTCAATTGAGAATAGAGGCACAAACTTTGAGTTTATTCCATTTGGTGGTGGAAGAAGAATGTGTCCCGGAATTACATTTGCTACACCAAACATGGAGTTGCCACTTGCTCAACTTCTTTACCATTTTGATTGGAAGCTTCCCAATGGAATCAAGAATGATGAACTTGATATGACTGAGTTGTTTGGGATCACTGTAAGAAGAAAAAATGATCTCTGCTTAATTCCCATTATTCATCATCAaccttaa